Proteins encoded in a region of the Acipenser ruthenus chromosome 54, fAciRut3.2 maternal haplotype, whole genome shotgun sequence genome:
- the LOC117966563 gene encoding uncharacterized protein LOC117966563 isoform X1, whose amino-acid sequence MEKKTKDHIIDTLDDLDDNGLNRFKDKLGDTSFQGRRIAKGKLEHAKSVEVACLIMSTFTETHAAANTIAVLNAINQAQLAEQLKEKVKAAPPPKKRTKSPCADNIGTVKVKQKEKYQLRPRPNLQEGPMKDMNGAKKRSRVQLKMARKIFSKRKRLANQIAKYTSHNTFLEWCLLRDVIPPRFLIKSGAHINVNDPENIYLQNILRECSIKSMRVENTKWIRRISEVGLEIKKTNESYSNLMPLKLTQMIKKIDNFEKNTLNHLNDRKYKEFLQLLSTHMPYKILKNQIPNDNCVTEMENFHLDMAAEDQWHNDNNENKILEIEKDAKSFFRCLSTVLYGTQNNHTLLRCYITKHMSRNKNKSRFYIDEDSRKRTEKMKSSSSGIEAEIVAAADLLNRPIHIHMNTVAKECIKYEGTETSHPCNKEPVNLLYRNNHFELITPKCNNNRYTSNVSTANSQNQGKKQIPAHVRKKMPDRDLGKASNNINNDGVPKNKVMITKGQEVDTGFNSSDKTVTVSQEALKRKGNKFVPEKKYINKDKLMTDLNEWERRRRQAEYFNEETLTESEQVGEHGIQIKRNCHMTPPDGRDTWLDIYIEDVRKGIVRDLKKKGKLNLTKHEEEELHESIGADSISIRPADKGSGIVIINTVDNMKAVETEMQNINTCEEEKANYINNIKELRILVERLHKNGFISKELKNDMLPQNPRTGLVRGNPKMHKDKPPMRMIVSTTDNPTYIIAEIAEKQLQPHVESLPSYVKDTTQFLKRMTRIKTKLAENAILFCMDVKSLNPSVPRHEALEPCKEALDNGKEKAIIPTGEILNMTKAGLENCCFTLFNKSSKQNDGTVTGSKLGMHFASTYVGKWEEMLLSKLDKKPFEYIRYVDDIFGIWTHGEQSLFQFHKVANNIHPNISVDLRWTKSEIEFLDTLVKLDQGSIKTYLYWKPTDMHQHLHASSAHPIHT is encoded by the exons ATGGAGAAGAAGACGAAGGATCACATTATAGATACCCTAGACGACCTGGATGACAATGGACTAAATCGGTTCAAGGACAAGCTGGGCGACACGTCGTTCCAGGGGCGCAGAATCGCCAAGGGGAAGCTTGAGCATGCGAAGAGCGTGGAGGTAGCTTGTTTGATAATGAGCACCTTCACCGAAACGCACGCCGCTGCGAACACGATCGCCGTTTTAAATGCCATTAACCAGGCACAACTGGCTGAACAGTTGAAAGAAAAGGTTAAAGCCG CGCCACCAcccaaaaaaaggacaaaatcgcCGTGTGCGGACAACATCGGTACAGTAAAGGTAAAGCAAAAG gaaaagtACCAATTGAGACCGAGACCTAATTTACAAGAGGGTCCTATGAAGGATATGAATGGAGCAAAGAAGAGGTCCAGAGTACAACTCAAGATGGCCAGGAAAATTTTCAGCAAGAGAAAGAGATTAGCAAACCAGATAGCTAAGTATACCTCTCACAATACATTTTTAGAGTGGTGTTTACTTAGAGATGTTATACCTCCCAGATTTCTGATTAAGTCAGGTGCACACATAAATGTGAATGATccagaaaacatttatttacaaaacatactTAGAgaatgttcaataaaatcaatgcGGGTGGAGAATACTAAATGGATTAGAAGAATTAGTGAAGTTggtttagaaattaaaaaaacaaatgaatcataTTCTAATTTAATGCCATTGAAATTAacacaaatgataaaaaaaatagacaatttTGAGAAGAATACGCTAAATCACTTAAATGACAGGAAATATAAAGAGTTTCTTCAATTACTTTCCACACATATGCCATATAAAATACTCAAAAATCAAATACCTAATGATAATTGTGTTACAGAAATGGAGAATTTCCACCTTGATATGGCAGCGGAAGATCAGTGGCACAacgataacaatgaaaataaaatattagagATAGAGAAAGATGCTAAAAGCTTTTTTAGATGTTTGAGTACAGTTTTGTATGGAACACAAAATAATCATACATTATTAAGATGTTACATTACCAAACACAtgagcagaaacaaaaacaaatccagaTTTTACATTGATGAGGATTCTAGAAAACGCACTGAGAAAATGAAATCGAGCAGCAGTGGGATAGAGGCAGAGATTGTGGCTGCTGCAGATTTATTAAATAGACCAATACATATTCACATGAACACTGTTGCCAAGGAATGCATTAAATACGAAGGAACAGAAACTTCACATCCATGTAACAAAGAACCTGTTAATCTTTTATATAGAAATAATCATTTTGAGTTAATCACACCGAAATGTAATAACAATAGATATACATCAAATGTATCAACTGCAAATAGTCAGAATCAAGGTAAAAAACAAATACCGGCACACGTAAGGAAGAAAATGCCAGACAGGGATTTAGGAAAAGCgtcaaataatattaataatgatggAGTACCTAAGAATAAGGTCATGATTACTAAAGGTCAAGAAGTGGACACAGGATTTAATTCATCTGATAAAACAGTAACAGTCTCGCAGGAAGCATTAAAACGAAAGGGGAACAAGTttgttccagaaaaaaaatacataaataaggacAAGTTAATGACGGATTTAAATGAATGGGAAAGACGAAGGAGGCAGGCAGAATACTTTAATGAGGAAACACTCACAGAATCAGAACAAGTAGGTGAACATGgaatacaaattaaaagaaacTGTCACATGACTCCTCCAGATGGAAGAGATACATGGTTAGACATTTATATAGAAGACGTTAGAAAAGGAATAGTAAGAGAcctaaaaaagaaaggaaaacttAATTTAACTAAACATGAAGAAGAAGAGCTACATGAATCAATAGGGGCTGACAGTATCAGTATCAGACCAGCAGATAAGGGTTCAGGGAttgtaataataaacacagttgaCAATATGAAAGCAGTAGAGACTgaaatgcaaaatataaatacatgtgaagAAGAGAAAGCTAATTACATTAATAACATAAAAGAATTGAGAATTCTAGTAGAAAGATTGCATAAAAATGGATtcatatcaaaagaattaaaaaatgacatgctCCCTCAAAATCCAAGAACAGGTTTGGTTAGAGGTAACCCAAAAATGCACAAAGATAAACCCCCGATGCGAATGATTGTTAGCACAACCGATAACCCAACATACATTATTGCAGAAATAGCTGAGAAGCAGCTGCAGCCACATGTTGAAAGTTTACCTAGctatgttaaagatacaacacaATTTCTGAAAAGAATGACTAGAATAAAGACTAAACTTGCAGAgaatgctattttattttgcatggatgtaaaatccctgaACCCCAGTGTTCCCAGGCATGAAGCTTTAGAGCCATGTAAAGAGGCACTGGATAACGGAAAAGAGAAGGCCATAATACCCACAGGAGAAATATTAAACATGACCAAGGCAGGTTTAGAAAACTGTTGTTTTACTTTGTTTAACAAAAGTTCTAAGCAGAATGATGGCACAGTGACAGGCTCAAAATTAGGCATGCATTTTGCAAGCACGTATGTGGGTAAATGGGAGGAAATGTTATTGAGTAAACTAGACAAGAAACCATTCGAATACATAAGATATGTGGATGACATCTTTGGAATATGGACTCATGGAGAacaatctcttttccagtttcataaagtAGCAAATAATATCCACCCTAACATTTCTGTGGATCTACggtggacaaaatctgaaattgaattcttagataccttggttaaacttgatcaaggatctattaaaacatATCTTTATTGGAAGCCTACTGACATGCATCAGCACCTACATGCgtcatctgcacatcctatcCATACATAA
- the LOC117966563 gene encoding uncharacterized protein LOC117966563 isoform X2, with the protein MKDMNGAKKRSRVQLKMARKIFSKRKRLANQIAKYTSHNTFLEWCLLRDVIPPRFLIKSGAHINVNDPENIYLQNILRECSIKSMRVENTKWIRRISEVGLEIKKTNESYSNLMPLKLTQMIKKIDNFEKNTLNHLNDRKYKEFLQLLSTHMPYKILKNQIPNDNCVTEMENFHLDMAAEDQWHNDNNENKILEIEKDAKSFFRCLSTVLYGTQNNHTLLRCYITKHMSRNKNKSRFYIDEDSRKRTEKMKSSSSGIEAEIVAAADLLNRPIHIHMNTVAKECIKYEGTETSHPCNKEPVNLLYRNNHFELITPKCNNNRYTSNVSTANSQNQGKKQIPAHVRKKMPDRDLGKASNNINNDGVPKNKVMITKGQEVDTGFNSSDKTVTVSQEALKRKGNKFVPEKKYINKDKLMTDLNEWERRRRQAEYFNEETLTESEQVGEHGIQIKRNCHMTPPDGRDTWLDIYIEDVRKGIVRDLKKKGKLNLTKHEEEELHESIGADSISIRPADKGSGIVIINTVDNMKAVETEMQNINTCEEEKANYINNIKELRILVERLHKNGFISKELKNDMLPQNPRTGLVRGNPKMHKDKPPMRMIVSTTDNPTYIIAEIAEKQLQPHVESLPSYVKDTTQFLKRMTRIKTKLAENAILFCMDVKSLNPSVPRHEALEPCKEALDNGKEKAIIPTGEILNMTKAGLENCCFTLFNKSSKQNDGTVTGSKLGMHFASTYVGKWEEMLLSKLDKKPFEYIRYVDDIFGIWTHGEQSLFQFHKVANNIHPNISVDLRWTKSEIEFLDTLVKLDQGSIKTYLYWKPTDMHQHLHASSAHPIHT; encoded by the coding sequence ATGAAGGATATGAATGGAGCAAAGAAGAGGTCCAGAGTACAACTCAAGATGGCCAGGAAAATTTTCAGCAAGAGAAAGAGATTAGCAAACCAGATAGCTAAGTATACCTCTCACAATACATTTTTAGAGTGGTGTTTACTTAGAGATGTTATACCTCCCAGATTTCTGATTAAGTCAGGTGCACACATAAATGTGAATGATccagaaaacatttatttacaaaacatactTAGAgaatgttcaataaaatcaatgcGGGTGGAGAATACTAAATGGATTAGAAGAATTAGTGAAGTTggtttagaaattaaaaaaacaaatgaatcataTTCTAATTTAATGCCATTGAAATTAacacaaatgataaaaaaaatagacaatttTGAGAAGAATACGCTAAATCACTTAAATGACAGGAAATATAAAGAGTTTCTTCAATTACTTTCCACACATATGCCATATAAAATACTCAAAAATCAAATACCTAATGATAATTGTGTTACAGAAATGGAGAATTTCCACCTTGATATGGCAGCGGAAGATCAGTGGCACAacgataacaatgaaaataaaatattagagATAGAGAAAGATGCTAAAAGCTTTTTTAGATGTTTGAGTACAGTTTTGTATGGAACACAAAATAATCATACATTATTAAGATGTTACATTACCAAACACAtgagcagaaacaaaaacaaatccagaTTTTACATTGATGAGGATTCTAGAAAACGCACTGAGAAAATGAAATCGAGCAGCAGTGGGATAGAGGCAGAGATTGTGGCTGCTGCAGATTTATTAAATAGACCAATACATATTCACATGAACACTGTTGCCAAGGAATGCATTAAATACGAAGGAACAGAAACTTCACATCCATGTAACAAAGAACCTGTTAATCTTTTATATAGAAATAATCATTTTGAGTTAATCACACCGAAATGTAATAACAATAGATATACATCAAATGTATCAACTGCAAATAGTCAGAATCAAGGTAAAAAACAAATACCGGCACACGTAAGGAAGAAAATGCCAGACAGGGATTTAGGAAAAGCgtcaaataatattaataatgatggAGTACCTAAGAATAAGGTCATGATTACTAAAGGTCAAGAAGTGGACACAGGATTTAATTCATCTGATAAAACAGTAACAGTCTCGCAGGAAGCATTAAAACGAAAGGGGAACAAGTttgttccagaaaaaaaatacataaataaggacAAGTTAATGACGGATTTAAATGAATGGGAAAGACGAAGGAGGCAGGCAGAATACTTTAATGAGGAAACACTCACAGAATCAGAACAAGTAGGTGAACATGgaatacaaattaaaagaaacTGTCACATGACTCCTCCAGATGGAAGAGATACATGGTTAGACATTTATATAGAAGACGTTAGAAAAGGAATAGTAAGAGAcctaaaaaagaaaggaaaacttAATTTAACTAAACATGAAGAAGAAGAGCTACATGAATCAATAGGGGCTGACAGTATCAGTATCAGACCAGCAGATAAGGGTTCAGGGAttgtaataataaacacagttgaCAATATGAAAGCAGTAGAGACTgaaatgcaaaatataaatacatgtgaagAAGAGAAAGCTAATTACATTAATAACATAAAAGAATTGAGAATTCTAGTAGAAAGATTGCATAAAAATGGATtcatatcaaaagaattaaaaaatgacatgctCCCTCAAAATCCAAGAACAGGTTTGGTTAGAGGTAACCCAAAAATGCACAAAGATAAACCCCCGATGCGAATGATTGTTAGCACAACCGATAACCCAACATACATTATTGCAGAAATAGCTGAGAAGCAGCTGCAGCCACATGTTGAAAGTTTACCTAGctatgttaaagatacaacacaATTTCTGAAAAGAATGACTAGAATAAAGACTAAACTTGCAGAgaatgctattttattttgcatggatgtaaaatccctgaACCCCAGTGTTCCCAGGCATGAAGCTTTAGAGCCATGTAAAGAGGCACTGGATAACGGAAAAGAGAAGGCCATAATACCCACAGGAGAAATATTAAACATGACCAAGGCAGGTTTAGAAAACTGTTGTTTTACTTTGTTTAACAAAAGTTCTAAGCAGAATGATGGCACAGTGACAGGCTCAAAATTAGGCATGCATTTTGCAAGCACGTATGTGGGTAAATGGGAGGAAATGTTATTGAGTAAACTAGACAAGAAACCATTCGAATACATAAGATATGTGGATGACATCTTTGGAATATGGACTCATGGAGAacaatctcttttccagtttcataaagtAGCAAATAATATCCACCCTAACATTTCTGTGGATCTACggtggacaaaatctgaaattgaattcttagataccttggttaaacttgatcaaggatctattaaaacatATCTTTATTGGAAGCCTACTGACATGCATCAGCACCTACATGCgtcatctgcacatcctatcCATACATAA